The DNA region ATGTTTAGAATTTTGATTTGGTTTTGGTAGGTTGTGGTTGTATCTTGAGTTTGCAAAGGTTTTGATTCGGAATTTGAGAGAATTACCGATTCTGGTTCTTGTGCGAAAAAGATTCGTTTGAAAGATGAATCATAATCTTCCGGACGTTTCAAAGGATAATAGTTTCCATCTCCAAGGATGGATAGCCTTTTGAGATCTTCTTCTCCTTTGGGATCAATGTCGATTCCTAGCACCTGCAATCGAAATTTTTTTCCCGATTGTTTCAGTTGGTAAAGAACGGCTTTCGGATCTCCATCGCAACTTTCCACTCCATCAGAGATAAAGATAATTTCCGTTTCTTGTACATCATTCAATAGAAACTCACCAACCACACTTAAGGTCTGTGCGATGGGAGTGGATCCCGCAGGAACAATGGATGAAATTTTTTGACTCACGACGGAGGCTGCCCCACGTTGGATGGGGTGATACAATCTTGCGGAAGAACAACCTGCGATTCGGTTCCCGTAAGCCACAAGGCCCACACTCACATCTTTTGGCATTCCGCCGAGGACTTGTAAAAGTTTTTCTTTGGCAACCGCCATCCTTGTTTTTCCATCCCATTTTTCTGACATGGAACCACTGGCATCGAGTATGAACACATATCTTTTGTTAGGTTGTGATTGTATGGAAAGAGGAAGAAAGGAAAATAAAAACAAACCACAATATACGATTCTACAAAATTTGCCAAATCGCCAACCTAGGATTTTATTTTCTTTCCGCACCTGTACACCATCGGCGAAAACGGGAATTGACCTTAGAGGGATTTGGGATCTAAAAACGGCGGAACCACTAGGTTTGGTTTCACGAGAAGGGGAGTTCTGTCAAAAGAAGAATGCGCCCGTAGGAATCGCAAAATCATTTCGCAGGTGGCTCCCCAAAGCAGGCCATCCCCTAAATCAAAATAATAAGCAAAATGTTCCCGGCCAGGGATTTGGATGGCGTAAAACGGTTTTGTCCAAAGATCAGAAAAACGAACGAGGAGGACTCGGTCGACTTCTTCTTTGTTGTGTGGGAAGGTAAAATCACCTTCATAAGTGGCTAAAAACGGGGTGATATGAAAACCAGTTCTTGTATGGAGCCCTTCTAGTTTTCCAAGAACATTTAAAGTAGAACTTTGGACACCCATCTCTTCTTCCCATTCCCGAAGGGCCGTGACCAAAAGATTGGAATCTTCTTTTTCTTTGACTCCACCCGGAAAAGAAATTTGGCCGGGGTGTGATTTTAGATGTTTGGCTCGTTCCGTTAGGATGATCCCTTCCGCAAATTCTTTGGATCCAAAAAGTGGAAAGATCACACCTGATTTGACTTCTGTTGTGTCTGGAATCTCATCGAAGTCCCTTGAAAGTTTATCTACAAAGGACTGGTAAGGTAACATCAACCTTCGTCTTTCGAGTTTTGGTTTTGTTTTTTCCTACGTTTGGCAACAAATGCTTCCTTGGAACGAATCGCCACCAAACGGTTGATCATCGAATCAAAAGGAAGTCCTTGGATGGCAGCAAGTAAACTTGGGCCATAGTTTTGTACTTTCCAATCTGAAAACACATGGAGGGCTTTTAGTTCTTCTAATGTTTTTGGTGCAGCTCGCAAAATAACAATGAGTTGTTTGTTCGAAGGAAGAAGGGAATGTTCCATTCGTCTAGCGCGCATAATACGGAGTCGCCATTTTTTAGCGTTTTCGAATTTATGATTTTCGTCTTCGTTTAGGTCTTCGCCATGACGTTTAGAAAGTTCAGAAGTATCAATCGGATCATTGTATTCCGCAGTCAAAAGTTTGAAAATTTCGGTTCCGTCTTTTTTGCCAAACCATTCCACACATTTTTCTTCGTTCGGATGACCTTTGACTGCTTGTGACAAACGATCATTATTAAAAACGCGGAAACTTGCTTTGTTGATTCGTTTTGCTTTTTCGTCACGATAACGAAGTAGTTCTAAAATCTTTCTTCTTTCGAGTGGAGTGAAATTGAGAATGTCAGGAAATTTTCCAAGAGAAAATCCTTCTCCTTCTTTGGCTACATACTCTTCGGATGCAATGAATTCAAATTCTGATTTTGCCTCATCGTAGAGAGATCTACGTTTGAGTTCTTCTTCCATTTTCAACCAAATGGATTCTAAATAAGCAGTATCAAGTGCTGCATATTTGAGTTGTTGTTTTTGAAGAGGACGAATTTCCCAATTAGACTTTTGTTCTACTTTGGAAAGTGTGACTTTATGATAATGTTCCACAACGTGTGACAATGAACTTTGTTCTAATGACAACAAACGAGAACTGATCATTGTATCTGCCGTGTTCACAAATTTAAACCCAAAGTCTCTTTTTAAGGCTTTGATGTCGTCTTGTGCCGAGTGGAAGATTTTGAGAATGTTCTCATCTTCGAATAAAGGACCCAAAGCTGACAAATTTGTGATCTTTAGTGGGTCAATCAGGTAATTTTTGCCATTAGAATTGATCTGGATGAGGCAAACTTTGGGATAGTACGTGTAATAACCGGAGGACTCGGTGTCGATTGACATGATTTTGGACTGTCTGAGATTGATCAGAGCTAAATCCAAAGCTTTTGCTGTATCAACGAGAATATAGTTGGAATTGATTTGCATCTAATTGGGATTTTGGAAATACTGCAATTGTCATTCTAACAATGATTCTCCAATCTGACAAACCAAAAGAAGAATGTGCCATTTTCGGCATCTACAATAGCAAGGAAGCTGCTAATTTTACCTACCTAGGTTTGTACTCAATGCAACACCGAGGCCAGGAGTCCAGTGGGATCGTCACAACCGATGGATCTCACTTATACCGGTATGCCAACATGGGTCTCGTGGCAAATATCTTCACTCAACCGAAGATCAAAGAGCTCATTGGGGATGCGGCCATTGGTCACAACCGGTATTCCACAACGGGAGCGAGTTTTCTTAGAAATGCTCAGCCCATCCGCGTGGAATCCCACTTAGGTCCGGTGGCTCTTGCCCATAATGGAAACCTAGTGAACTCCTGGGACATTCGAAATAAGCTCGAAAGAGACGGATCGATCTTCCAAACCACCATCGATTCCGAAGTCATTGTCCACTTAATGGCGAAAAGCCATAAAACAGATTTGTTAGAAGCACTCTGTGAATCTTTAGCACAAGTTCGCGGTGCCTACTCTCTGTTAGTTTTAACTCCGAGATACTTAATTGCGGTGCGTGATCCCAACGGTTTCCGACCACTGGTGATGGGGAAACGTTCGGATGGAGCCATTGTATTTGCTTCGGAAACCTGTGCTTTTGATATCACAGAAACAGAATATGTAAGAGATGTGGAACCGGGAGAGATGGTTGTCATCGATCATACCGGAATGCGTTCTCTTTATCCATTCCCAAAAGCTAAACCAAGCCTTTGTATTTTTGAATATATCTACTTCGCAAGACCTGATTCTTATATTTTTGAAGAATCAGTTTACAAAGTAAGAAAATCCCTCGGTCGCCAGCTGGCGCGTGTTATGCCAGTCGAAGCCGACGTGATCATCCCTGTACCGGATTCCGCAAACATTGCGGCCCTTGGTTACAGTGAAGAGTCGGGGATTCCTTACCAAAGTGGTCTAGTGCGTTCTCATTATATTGGTCGAACCTTCATTGAACCGGACCAAAAGATTCGGGACTTTGGAGCCAAAATCAAATACAATGTAGTGAAAGAAGTAGTGAACGGAAAACGCGTGGTCATCATTGACGACTCGGTGATGCGGGGAACGACAAGCCGTAAAATCATCAAAATGATTCGTAACGCTGGTGCCAAAGAAATCCACTTTAGAGTTTCCGCACCACCAACGGTTTCACCATGTTACTACGGAATCGATATTCCTACTCACAAAGAATTGATTGCATCCACTCATAGCATTGATGAAATCCAAAAGTATCTACGTGTGGATTCCCTTGCTTATTTAACATTGGATACAATGCACAAAGCAGTGGAAGGCCATAAGGGTGGTGGATTTTGTGATGCTTGTTTCACATCCAATTACCCGGTGGAATTCCAAGACCATGCGGGAAACCAAAAGTCACTCTTTACGGAATACGCGACGGAAGAGTAATGGAAGAACTTGAACTTTCCAAAACCTTTGGTTTTGAAGCCGCACATTTTTTACCAAATGTTCCCGAAGGCCATAAATGCAAAAGAATGCATGGCCATAGCTTTCGTTTTGCTGTGTATCTCAAAGGAGAAATTGATCCGCATACAGGTTGGATCATGGATTTCGGTGAATTAAAATCTATCGTAAAACCAATCTTAGACGAACATTTGGATCATTATGTTTTGAATGATGTTCCAGGTTTAGAAAATCCTACGAGCGAAAACATTGCCGTTTGGCTTTGGAACCAACTCAAACCAAAATTGCCACTGCTCGATAAAATCACTCTCTACGAAACTTGCACTAGCTCTTGTGTGTACAGAGGGCCGAAATAATAAATGGTTTCCGTTAAGGATTCCTCTCCTAAATCCAAATCTGAAAAAAAAGGCGCCGTTGTACTTCTGTCAGGCGGACTCGATTCAACGACTTGTCTTTATGTTGCAGCCAAAGAATTTGGTTATCCCAAAAACAAAAAATTACCAATACTCGCTTTATCTTTCGATTATTCCCAAAAACATAAAATTGAACTGATCAAAAGTAAAAAAATCGCAAAAACTCTCGGAATCAAACATGTGATCCAAAAATTGGATCCTGGATTTTTTTTAGGAAGTTCTCTCACCGAAAAAAAAATCAAAGTGAGAAAGAACGCAAAATTCTTGTTTAGTGGTAATGAAAAAGAAATTCCGAATACTTATGTCCCAGGGCGTAATATTTTATTTCTATCGTTTGCATTGTCACTCGCAGAAGGCCAAGGCTATGATTCTATTTATATTGGAGTGAATGCATTGGATTATTCAGGATACCCGGATTGCCGTCCGGAGTTTATCGAATCCTTCCAAAAGATGGCAAATTTAGGGACAAAAAAAGGTGTGAGCGGCGATGGTGATTCCATCCAAATCAAAACTCCACTTTTGCATTTGGGCAAAAAAGAAATTATTGAACTGGGAATCCAGGTAGACGCTCCGCTCCACCTAACTCATTCTTGTTATGATCCTGTGCGTGGAAAACCTTGTGGTAAGTGTGATTCATGTATTTTAAGGGCGAAAGGATTTTTAGAGGCTGGGATTTTAGATCCGGCCATACAAAGCCAATAAAACTTAGAAGGGTTCCATGAGAATTCGAATACTTTTATTTTTAATTATACTTCTTCTTACTTTTCAATGTAAACAAAGTAATCTCAATAATCCATCAGATTCAAATTCAAAAGCATATTTAGAAACTGCTATATGGACTTGTTTGAACCAACTTGTTCCTTGTTTTGAGATCAAACAACAAAACCAAGGTATCAAACAATGGACAAGACTGTTAGGTGGTACTTCCGGAATAACAACGAATTCCTTTGCATCGGCTACCGATTTCGAAGGTAATAATTATATCGCTGGCAAAGTAACCGGAGCCCTTCCTGGGCAAACAAAAATGGCTAATGGATTGTATACGGATCTTTTTTTAGCAAAGTACGATCCTAATGGGAATCGACTGTGGATTCGGCAGATGGGCTCTGTAGGCAATTATCATTCCGATATTCAGTCGATACATGTAGATACTTTTGGTGATGTCATTTTAACAGGGTCAACGGTTGGTGCCTTTGTTGGATATTCATCTACTGATTTTGGATCTTTATTGATCAAATTCTCTAGTGCAGGGGAATTACTCTGGTCAAAAATCTTTTACGCAAATGCAACTCAACTAATTGCGGGAGTGGGGATCACTTCCGATTTACAAGGAAATATTTATATTACAGGGCATACGGAATTAACAAATATTGATGATGAGAATGCCTCTGGTAATTATAACTTGTTTGTTTTCAAATACAACAAGTCTGGTTCCATATTATGGAAACGTTTGTTAGGTGGATATGGCATTGATATGTATGGAGTCAAAGCAACCTATGATCCTTCTACAAACCAAATTTACGTCGTGGGCCATGTGATTGGCTCGGGAACTTTTTTTGATCAAACTCTTTCTGGTAGCCAAGATAGTTTTGTTTTAGGATTTCATCCAGATGGTTATTACCAATGGGCGAAGATTTTGGGTAAAACTGGTGTCAATTTATGGATCAGAGGTGTTTCTGCAGACAAAAGAGGATTCTTTTATATTGCTGGTGATGTTAGTGCGGGTTACGATGGAGAAAGTTTTTCTGGTTCGGTTGGTGAGCTGATAGTCAAATTTGATAGTAAGGGAAACAGAGAATGGACGAAGTTAAGAGGTGCCGGTACGGGTACAACAACTACTTCCAGAGGCATTTATGCTGACAATGCAGGGAATGTGTATACAACAGGTTGGACTACAGGGAATCTTTCGGGAGTGACATTGAATGGAACTCAGGAC from Leptospira noumeaensis includes:
- a CDS encoding vWA domain-containing protein; translated protein: MVYCGLFLFSFLPLSIQSQPNKRYVFILDASGSMSEKWDGKTRMAVAKEKLLQVLGGMPKDVSVGLVAYGNRIAGCSSARLYHPIQRGAASVVSQKISSIVPAGSTPIAQTLSVVGEFLLNDVQETEIIFISDGVESCDGDPKAVLYQLKQSGKKFRLQVLGIDIDPKGEEDLKRLSILGDGNYYPLKRPEDYDSSFKRIFFAQEPESVILSNSESKPLQTQDTTTTYQNQIKILNILPYEDGSESGYILNYEYSGKTNTSYMVQLNLYPAEEKLRSFPVPPLRERRMGDLSKHQIELKVGPEGKGRFVFPLPKGKRMKASAELWDLTGIPKILALSEEKPVHEN
- a CDS encoding NUDIX hydrolase — translated: MLPYQSFVDKLSRDFDEIPDTTEVKSGVIFPLFGSKEFAEGIILTERAKHLKSHPGQISFPGGVKEKEDSNLLVTALREWEEEMGVQSSTLNVLGKLEGLHTRTGFHITPFLATYEGDFTFPHNKEEVDRVLLVRFSDLWTKPFYAIQIPGREHFAYYFDLGDGLLWGATCEMILRFLRAHSSFDRTPLLVKPNLVVPPFLDPKSL
- a CDS encoding ribonuclease D; the protein is MQINSNYILVDTAKALDLALINLRQSKIMSIDTESSGYYTYYPKVCLIQINSNGKNYLIDPLKITNLSALGPLFEDENILKIFHSAQDDIKALKRDFGFKFVNTADTMISSRLLSLEQSSLSHVVEHYHKVTLSKVEQKSNWEIRPLQKQQLKYAALDTAYLESIWLKMEEELKRRSLYDEAKSEFEFIASEEYVAKEGEGFSLGKFPDILNFTPLERRKILELLRYRDEKAKRINKASFRVFNNDRLSQAVKGHPNEEKCVEWFGKKDGTEIFKLLTAEYNDPIDTSELSKRHGEDLNEDENHKFENAKKWRLRIMRARRMEHSLLPSNKQLIVILRAAPKTLEELKALHVFSDWKVQNYGPSLLAAIQGLPFDSMINRLVAIRSKEAFVAKRRKKQNQNSKDEG
- the purF gene encoding amidophosphoribosyltransferase, which produces MILQSDKPKEECAIFGIYNSKEAANFTYLGLYSMQHRGQESSGIVTTDGSHLYRYANMGLVANIFTQPKIKELIGDAAIGHNRYSTTGASFLRNAQPIRVESHLGPVALAHNGNLVNSWDIRNKLERDGSIFQTTIDSEVIVHLMAKSHKTDLLEALCESLAQVRGAYSLLVLTPRYLIAVRDPNGFRPLVMGKRSDGAIVFASETCAFDITETEYVRDVEPGEMVVIDHTGMRSLYPFPKAKPSLCIFEYIYFARPDSYIFEESVYKVRKSLGRQLARVMPVEADVIIPVPDSANIAALGYSEESGIPYQSGLVRSHYIGRTFIEPDQKIRDFGAKIKYNVVKEVVNGKRVVIIDDSVMRGTTSRKIIKMIRNAGAKEIHFRVSAPPTVSPCYYGIDIPTHKELIASTHSIDEIQKYLRVDSLAYLTLDTMHKAVEGHKGGGFCDACFTSNYPVEFQDHAGNQKSLFTEYATEE
- the queD gene encoding 6-carboxytetrahydropterin synthase QueD, which encodes MEELELSKTFGFEAAHFLPNVPEGHKCKRMHGHSFRFAVYLKGEIDPHTGWIMDFGELKSIVKPILDEHLDHYVLNDVPGLENPTSENIAVWLWNQLKPKLPLLDKITLYETCTSSCVYRGPK
- the queC gene encoding 7-cyano-7-deazaguanine synthase QueC, with translation MVSVKDSSPKSKSEKKGAVVLLSGGLDSTTCLYVAAKEFGYPKNKKLPILALSFDYSQKHKIELIKSKKIAKTLGIKHVIQKLDPGFFLGSSLTEKKIKVRKNAKFLFSGNEKEIPNTYVPGRNILFLSFALSLAEGQGYDSIYIGVNALDYSGYPDCRPEFIESFQKMANLGTKKGVSGDGDSIQIKTPLLHLGKKEIIELGIQVDAPLHLTHSCYDPVRGKPCGKCDSCILRAKGFLEAGILDPAIQSQ
- a CDS encoding SBBP repeat-containing protein yields the protein MRIRILLFLIILLLTFQCKQSNLNNPSDSNSKAYLETAIWTCLNQLVPCFEIKQQNQGIKQWTRLLGGTSGITTNSFASATDFEGNNYIAGKVTGALPGQTKMANGLYTDLFLAKYDPNGNRLWIRQMGSVGNYHSDIQSIHVDTFGDVILTGSTVGAFVGYSSTDFGSLLIKFSSAGELLWSKIFYANATQLIAGVGITSDLQGNIYITGHTELTNIDDENASGNYNLFVFKYNKSGSILWKRLLGGYGIDMYGVKATYDPSTNQIYVVGHVIGSGTFFDQTLSGSQDSFVLGFHPDGYYQWAKILGKTGVNLWIRGVSADKRGFFYIAGDVSAGYDGESFSGSVGELIVKFDSKGNREWTKLRGAGTGTTTTSRGIYADNAGNVYTTGWTTGNLSGVTLNGTQDAYLSKYHFNGNLEWTRLSGSSLVTLDGTALSSDRYGTIYLTGGTTGNLDAQTKTGTKDAFVIQYK